Proteins co-encoded in one Campylobacter ornithocola genomic window:
- the rseP gene encoding RIP metalloprotease RseP, whose protein sequence is MKSYLFLFIILAIGFKFYSFSFLITLLVISFLIFFHELGHFLAAKHMRVDVEIFSIGFGKAIFKKTYKNTEYRLSALPFGGYVKLKGQDDLNPSEKNYEPNSYNSLTPLARIYILFAGPFFNFFLAFLLYIAIGFLGIQKLAPVIGNIAPNSAAQKANLQIGDKILAIDGITIQSFEEIGKLVHIKPTLLSIERENKLIDITLTPQIDQGYNEFYQKVQKPLIGIAPKGEFVTIYHPGISSLKYAYEESIEASLLIFKGLAKIISGELDAKNMGGIITMVDITSKAANTSIVVLFLITALISINLGVLNLLPIPALDGGHILFNLYELIFKKEVPKVCFEYLSYFGMALLLSLMVFVTYNDITRFIAN, encoded by the coding sequence TTGAAATCATATTTATTTTTATTTATCATTTTAGCTATAGGGTTTAAATTTTATTCTTTTAGCTTTTTAATAACACTTTTAGTAATATCTTTTTTGATTTTTTTTCACGAACTAGGTCATTTTTTAGCTGCAAAACACATGAGAGTTGATGTGGAAATTTTTAGCATAGGATTTGGAAAAGCTATTTTTAAAAAAACTTATAAAAACACAGAATATCGCTTATCTGCTTTACCTTTTGGTGGTTATGTTAAACTTAAAGGACAAGATGATTTAAATCCTAGCGAAAAAAATTATGAGCCAAATAGTTATAATAGTTTAACTCCTTTAGCTAGAATTTACATACTTTTCGCGGGTCCATTTTTTAATTTTTTTCTAGCATTTTTACTTTATATAGCTATAGGCTTTTTAGGCATACAAAAACTTGCACCTGTTATTGGAAATATAGCACCAAATTCAGCCGCCCAAAAAGCAAATTTACAAATTGGGGATAAAATACTAGCCATAGATGGGATTACAATTCAAAGCTTTGAAGAAATTGGCAAACTCGTTCATATAAAACCAACTTTACTTAGTATAGAACGTGAAAATAAACTCATTGATATTACTTTAACTCCGCAAATTGATCAAGGTTATAATGAGTTTTACCAAAAAGTACAAAAACCTTTAATTGGTATAGCACCTAAGGGTGAGTTTGTGACAATTTATCATCCAGGAATTAGTAGTTTAAAATATGCCTATGAAGAAAGCATAGAAGCTTCTTTGCTTATTTTTAAAGGACTTGCTAAAATTATAAGCGGGGAATTAGATGCTAAAAATATGGGTGGAATTATTACCATGGTAGATATAACCTCCAAAGCAGCAAATACTAGCATCGTAGTTTTATTTTTAATCACAGCTTTAATTTCTATCAATCTTGGAGTACTAAATCTACTTCCTATCCCAGCACTTGATGGAGGACATATATTATTTAATCTTTATGAGCTAATTTTTAAAAAAGAAGTTCCAAAAGTATGCTTTGAATACCTTAGCTATTTTGGCATGGCTTTACTTTTAAGTTTAATGGTATTTGTAACTTATAATGATATTACCCGTTTTATAGCTAATTAA
- the pgsA gene encoding CDP-diacylglycerol--glycerol-3-phosphate 3-phosphatidyltransferase, with translation MNLPNILAFIRILLAPLLFFLLINDFENIHPSWVNYFACVVFGIAALTDFFDGYIARTWNQTTKLGAIIDPLADKMLVLAAFLGLLLTQRADPWMIYIILVREFFITGFRVVMVSEKFDVSASFAGKIKTTFQMIAIIFLIMQWPFANTLLFVALVLTLYSAFEYILAYIKHLKKV, from the coding sequence ATGAATTTACCTAATATCTTAGCATTTATAAGGATATTATTAGCTCCACTTTTATTTTTTTTACTCATTAATGATTTTGAAAATATCCATCCTAGTTGGGTAAATTATTTTGCTTGTGTTGTTTTTGGTATAGCTGCTTTGACTGATTTTTTTGATGGTTATATTGCAAGAACTTGGAATCAAACTACAAAACTTGGGGCTATTATAGATCCTTTAGCAGATAAAATGCTTGTTTTAGCTGCTTTTTTAGGATTATTACTCACTCAAAGAGCTGACCCATGGATGATTTATATTATCTTAGTAAGAGAATTTTTTATAACTGGTTTTAGAGTGGTTATGGTAAGTGAAAAATTTGATGTAAGTGCTTCCTTTGCAGGCAAAATAAAAACAACTTTTCAAATGATAGCCATTATATTTTTGATTATGCAATGGCCTTTTGCCAATACATTGTTGTTTGTTGCTTTAGTACTTACACTTTATTCGGCTTTTGAATATATATTAGCTTATATAAAACATTTAAAAAAGGTATAA
- a CDS encoding enoyl-ACP reductase codes for MDTFFQNKTLVISGGTRGIGKAIVYEFAKAGANIAFTYNSNADLAQEIVKDLESNYKIKAKAYEFNILEPETYKELFEKIDQDFDRIDFFISNAIISGRAVVGGYTKFMKLKPKGINNIFTATVNAFVVGAQEAAKRMEKVGGGSILSISSTGNLVHIENYAGHGTAKAAVEAMARYAATELGSKNIRVNIVSGGPIDTDALKAFTNYEEVKNATINLSPLNRIGEPQDLAGACLFLCSDKANWITGHTLIVDGGTTFK; via the coding sequence ATGGATACTTTTTTTCAAAACAAAACTTTAGTAATTAGTGGTGGAACAAGAGGGATTGGTAAAGCTATTGTATATGAGTTTGCAAAAGCAGGAGCTAATATAGCTTTTACTTATAATTCTAATGCAGATTTAGCTCAAGAAATCGTAAAAGATTTAGAATCAAATTATAAAATCAAAGCAAAAGCTTATGAGTTTAATATACTTGAACCAGAAACATATAAAGAATTGTTTGAGAAAATCGATCAAGATTTTGATAGAATAGATTTTTTCATCTCTAATGCCATTATCTCAGGTCGTGCTGTTGTAGGTGGATACACTAAATTTATGAAATTAAAGCCAAAAGGTATTAACAATATTTTTACAGCAACAGTTAATGCTTTTGTTGTTGGAGCTCAAGAAGCGGCAAAAAGAATGGAAAAAGTCGGTGGAGGTAGTATATTATCTATTTCTTCAACAGGAAATTTAGTACATATTGAAAACTATGCAGGACACGGTACAGCAAAAGCAGCAGTGGAAGCTATGGCAAGATATGCTGCAACCGAACTTGGTTCTAAAAACATCCGCGTAAATATAGTAAGCGGTGGACCAATTGACACTGATGCACTTAAAGCATTTACAAATTACGAAGAAGTTAAAAATGCAACTATTAACCTTAGCCCGCTAAATCGTATTGGAGAACCTCAAGATTTAGCTGGAGCTTGTTTATTTTTATGCTCTGATAAAGCAAATTGGATCACAGGACACACTTTAATCGTAGATGGTGGTACAACTTTTAAATGA
- the dapA gene encoding 4-hydroxy-tetrahydrodipicolinate synthase, translating into MDNKIIIGAMTALITPFKNGKLDEQTYHKLIKRQIANGIDVVVPVGTTGESATLTHEEHRICIEIALDACKGSSCKVLAGAGSNATHEAVSLAKFAQEHGADGILSVTPYYNKPTQEGLYLHYKEIAKSIDIPVLLYNVPGRTGCELQTETIIRLFRDCENIYGVKEASGSIDKCVDLLAHEPRMILLSGEDAINYPILSNGGKGVISVTSNLLPDMISKLTHLALEEKYIEAKKINDELYNINKILFCESNPIPIKAAMYIAGLTPTLEYRLPLCKPSDCNLAKIEAIMKNYNIKGF; encoded by the coding sequence ATGGACAATAAAATCATCATAGGAGCAATGACAGCTTTAATAACTCCATTTAAAAATGGAAAATTAGATGAGCAAACTTATCATAAACTCATTAAAAGACAAATTGCAAATGGAATTGATGTGGTAGTGCCTGTTGGAACAACTGGAGAAAGTGCAACTTTAACTCATGAAGAACATAGAATTTGTATAGAAATAGCTTTAGATGCGTGCAAAGGAAGTTCTTGTAAGGTTTTAGCAGGAGCAGGAAGTAATGCTACACATGAGGCTGTAAGTTTGGCTAAATTTGCACAAGAACATGGAGCTGATGGAATTTTAAGCGTTACTCCGTATTATAACAAACCCACACAAGAAGGTTTATATCTTCACTATAAAGAAATAGCAAAAAGTATTGATATACCTGTGCTTTTATATAATGTACCAGGAAGAACAGGATGCGAGCTTCAAACAGAAACTATTATAAGATTATTTAGAGATTGTGAAAATATTTATGGAGTAAAAGAAGCTAGCGGAAGCATTGATAAATGCGTAGATTTATTAGCACATGAGCCTAGAATGATACTTTTAAGTGGAGAAGATGCAATTAATTATCCTATACTTTCAAATGGTGGCAAAGGTGTGATTTCAGTTACTTCAAATTTACTTCCTGATATGATTTCAAAATTAACTCATTTAGCTTTAGAAGAAAAATATATTGAAGCTAAAAAAATCAATGATGAGTTATATAATATCAATAAAATTTTATTTTGCGAAAGCAATCCTATACCTATTAAAGCGGCGATGTATATAGCAGGTTTAACTCCTACCTTGGAGTATCGTTTGCCACTTTGTAAACCTAGTGATTGTAATTTAGCAAAAATAGAAGCAATTATGAAAAACTATAATATAAAAGGATTTTAA
- a CDS encoding M16 family metallopeptidase, with translation MINYKKITLENKLEVYTLPVNKKSGVISVDIFYKVGSRNEKMGKSGIAHMLEHLNFKSTKNLKAGEFDEIVKGFGGVDNASTGFDYTHYFIKCSSENLDKSLWLFAELMRNLNLKDDEFQPERNVVLEERRWRTDNNPLGYLYFRLYNHAFLHHPYHWTPIGFFKDIQNWKIEDIQDFHQTFYQPKNAILLVSGDINEDEVFALAKKHFQDIKNTKEIPIVHEKEPEQDGAKRVILHKESDVQLLALAYKIPTFNHKDMPKLCALSELLGNGKSSLISEILIDKLELINEFYAYASENIDENLFIFICVCNEGIKAEDVEKELLKILEDIKNAKFDDAIMEKIKNTVKSDFIFSLSNASSVANIYGSYLAKGDLKPLLDYEKNIENLSKDDLIHCAKKYFNENKSTTIILKKG, from the coding sequence ATGATTAATTATAAAAAAATCACCCTTGAAAATAAACTTGAAGTTTATACTCTACCTGTTAATAAAAAAAGTGGAGTTATAAGCGTAGATATTTTTTATAAAGTTGGCTCAAGAAATGAAAAAATGGGAAAAAGTGGCATAGCTCACATGCTTGAACATTTAAATTTTAAAAGTACAAAAAACTTAAAAGCAGGTGAATTTGATGAGATAGTCAAAGGTTTTGGTGGAGTGGATAATGCAAGTACAGGCTTTGATTATACACATTATTTTATAAAATGCTCTAGTGAAAATTTAGATAAATCTTTATGGCTTTTTGCAGAATTAATGCGTAATTTAAATTTAAAAGATGATGAATTTCAACCTGAAAGAAATGTAGTTTTAGAAGAAAGACGTTGGAGAACTGATAATAATCCTTTGGGATATTTGTATTTTAGATTATACAATCATGCCTTTTTACACCATCCATATCATTGGACACCAATAGGCTTTTTTAAAGATATACAAAATTGGAAAATAGAGGATATACAAGATTTTCATCAAACTTTTTACCAACCAAAAAATGCTATTTTACTTGTGAGTGGCGATATTAACGAAGATGAAGTTTTTGCTTTAGCTAAAAAGCATTTTCAAGATATAAAAAATACCAAAGAAATTCCCATAGTTCATGAAAAAGAACCTGAGCAAGATGGTGCTAAACGTGTGATCTTACACAAGGAAAGCGATGTGCAATTGCTAGCACTTGCGTATAAAATTCCTACATTTAACCACAAAGATATGCCAAAGCTTTGTGCATTAAGTGAGCTTTTAGGAAATGGAAAAAGTTCTTTAATAAGTGAAATTTTAATTGATAAATTAGAATTAATCAATGAATTTTATGCTTATGCAAGTGAAAATATAGATGAGAATTTATTTATATTTATTTGTGTTTGCAATGAAGGCATAAAAGCAGAAGATGTCGAGAAAGAACTTTTGAAAATTCTTGAAGATATAAAAAATGCAAAATTTGATGATGCTATCATGGAAAAAATCAAAAATACCGTAAAAAGTGATTTTATTTTTTCGCTAAGCAATGCAAGTAGCGTTGCAAATATTTATGGTTCTTATCTTGCAAAAGGAGATTTAAAACCTTTGCTTGATTATGAAAAAAATATAGAAAATCTAAGTAAAGATGATTTAATTCATTGTGCTAAAAAATACTTTAATGAAAACAAATCCACTACAATAATCTTAAAAAAGGGGTGA
- a CDS encoding quinone-dependent dihydroorotate dehydrogenase, which translates to MTYESLKPLIYKLDPENAHSLVEFSMRTLDCIFPGGLSFFAKDCIINDEILNQEIFNLNFYNPVGLAGGFDKNATMIRPLSALGFGFLEYGTFTPKPQSGNEKPRLFRLVEQESIQNAMGFNNKGKDAVAKEVKKVYPFSIPLVANIGKNKTTSNDEAINDYVILLKEFKDLCDLFVINISSPNTKNLRDLQSEEFVSTLFNQAKEITNKPVILKIAPDMSIDSAISLCKSAISAKADGIIMANTSIDYSLIDNTRTFGGISGKLITQKSATFFKEVAKEIYKDTILIASGGIDNAELAYERIKNGASLVQIYTAMIFKGPSIVKNINQGLIELLKQDGFDHISQAIGVNFK; encoded by the coding sequence ATGACTTATGAAAGCTTAAAACCTTTAATATACAAATTAGATCCAGAAAACGCTCATTCTTTGGTTGAATTTAGTATGCGAACGCTAGATTGTATATTTCCTGGAGGACTTAGTTTTTTCGCAAAAGATTGTATAATAAATGATGAAATTTTAAACCAAGAAATTTTTAATTTAAATTTTTATAATCCTGTGGGCTTAGCAGGTGGCTTTGATAAAAATGCAACTATGATAAGACCGCTAAGTGCTTTAGGTTTTGGCTTTTTAGAATATGGGACTTTTACCCCAAAACCACAAAGTGGCAATGAAAAACCTAGGCTTTTTAGGCTTGTTGAACAAGAAAGCATTCAAAATGCCATGGGGTTTAACAATAAAGGTAAAGACGCTGTTGCAAAAGAAGTTAAAAAAGTCTATCCTTTTAGTATACCTTTGGTAGCAAATATAGGCAAAAACAAAACCACCTCAAACGATGAAGCTATAAATGATTATGTTATTTTATTAAAAGAGTTTAAAGACCTATGTGATTTATTTGTAATTAACATCTCTTCTCCAAATACCAAAAATTTAAGAGATTTACAAAGCGAAGAATTTGTAAGCACCTTATTTAACCAAGCAAAAGAAATTACAAATAAACCTGTAATATTAAAAATCGCTCCGGATATGAGTATAGATAGTGCAATTTCGCTTTGCAAAAGTGCTATTAGTGCAAAAGCTGATGGTATCATCATGGCAAATACTAGTATAGATTATTCTTTGATTGATAACACAAGAACCTTTGGTGGAATTAGTGGTAAATTAATCACTCAAAAAAGTGCGACATTTTTTAAAGAAGTAGCCAAAGAAATTTATAAAGATACTATTTTAATAGCAAGCGGGGGCATAGACAATGCTGAACTTGCTTATGAACGTATTAAAAATGGAGCAAGTTTGGTTCAAATTTATACAGCTATGATTTTTAAAGGACCAAGTATTGTTAAAAATATCAATCAAGGCTTAATCGAACTTTTAAAACAAGATGGTTTTGATCACATTAGTCAAGCTATAGGAGTTAATTTTAAATGA
- a CDS encoding ABC transporter ATP-binding protein, giving the protein MDKNYKEMKLKEVFIRFKPYYKDYWFYFVLAIIGMLLTSGGTAASAYIIEPILNKIFIEKNVDLLYYMPLLVVLIYALKNLGAYMQVYYISYVGTDILRRLRELVLGNLLRLDMSFFHKYRSGELISRCTSDIGALQNIVSTIIPEILRESLTAIGLLSVVIYQSPKLAFFALVILPLAIYPLAIFAKKIKKIGRNTQEKNSDLTSRLSEIFSNIELIKASNASKNEMQKFSQTNSEVCKLSLKGIRIEALSSPLMESMGSIGFAVVIIVGGKEVIDGSLSIGSFFSFTTALFMAYTPIKRLSSLYTRLQNAVAASERTFYLTDLEPQIKGGDEKLTENIQNIHFKNVSLSYQKDKMVLKNVNFSFNKGEILALVGSSGGGKSSIINLLMYFFEKDSGEILINQKDINSFDIVSLRENISLVTQNIYIFNDTIAQNIAYAKEYNETRVIEVLKQANAYDFVQELGGIHTELKEHGKNLSGGQKQRIAIARALYKNPQILIFDEATSALDNESEKAIVKTIESLKKDRLILIIAHRLSTIENADKIAVLDKGKIVSIGNDTYLMKHCEIYQKLKQKAQKTDKVKENEN; this is encoded by the coding sequence ATGGATAAAAATTACAAAGAAATGAAGCTTAAAGAGGTTTTTATTCGCTTTAAACCTTATTATAAAGATTATTGGTTTTATTTTGTTTTAGCTATTATTGGTATGCTTTTAACTAGTGGTGGCACAGCTGCCAGTGCATACATCATAGAGCCTATTTTAAATAAAATTTTTATAGAAAAAAATGTTGATTTACTTTATTATATGCCCTTGCTTGTTGTTTTAATTTATGCTTTAAAAAATCTTGGTGCTTATATGCAAGTTTATTATATATCTTATGTTGGAACAGATATTTTAAGAAGATTAAGAGAATTAGTTCTTGGTAATCTTTTACGCTTAGATATGAGCTTTTTTCATAAATACAGAAGTGGAGAATTAATCAGCCGGTGCACTTCTGATATTGGAGCTTTACAAAATATAGTTTCTACTATAATACCTGAAATTTTGAGGGAAAGTTTAACCGCAATTGGACTTTTAAGTGTGGTGATTTATCAAAGTCCAAAACTTGCTTTTTTTGCTTTGGTAATTTTGCCTTTAGCAATTTACCCTCTTGCTATTTTTGCTAAGAAAATCAAAAAAATAGGACGCAACACCCAAGAAAAAAACTCTGATCTTACCTCAAGATTAAGTGAAATTTTTTCTAATATAGAACTTATTAAAGCTTCTAATGCAAGCAAAAATGAAATGCAAAAATTCAGCCAAACAAATAGCGAGGTTTGCAAACTTTCTTTAAAAGGTATTAGAATAGAAGCTTTAAGTAGTCCTTTAATGGAATCTATGGGTTCAATTGGCTTTGCTGTGGTGATTATAGTGGGTGGTAAAGAAGTAATCGATGGAAGCTTAAGTATAGGTTCCTTTTTTAGCTTTACCACGGCTTTATTTATGGCTTATACTCCTATCAAGAGACTTTCTTCGCTTTATACAAGATTACAAAATGCAGTAGCAGCTAGCGAGAGAACTTTTTATCTAACTGATTTAGAACCACAAATTAAAGGTGGTGATGAAAAACTTACAGAAAATATCCAAAATATTCATTTTAAAAATGTTTCTTTAAGCTATCAAAAAGATAAAATGGTATTAAAAAATGTAAATTTTTCTTTTAATAAAGGAGAAATTCTAGCCTTAGTTGGCTCAAGTGGTGGAGGAAAATCTTCTATCATCAACCTTTTGATGTATTTTTTTGAAAAAGATAGTGGTGAAATTTTGATCAATCAAAAAGATATTAATTCTTTTGATATTGTTAGTTTAAGGGAAAATATCTCTTTAGTAACTCAAAATATTTATATATTTAATGATACCATAGCTCAAAACATTGCTTATGCTAAAGAATATAATGAAACACGCGTAATAGAGGTTTTAAAACAAGCTAATGCTTATGATTTTGTTCAAGAACTTGGCGGTATACATACTGAGTTAAAAGAACATGGAAAAAATCTCTCAGGTGGACAAAAACAACGTATTGCTATAGCAAGAGCTTTATATAAAAATCCTCAAATTTTAATTTTTGATGAAGCAACTTCAGCACTTGATAATGAAAGTGAAAAAGCTATAGTCAAAACCATAGAAAGCTTAAAAAAAGATCGCTTGATACTTATCATTGCTCATAGACTTAGTACTATAGAAAATGCTGATAAAATAGCAGTACTTGATAAAGGAAAAATAGTTTCCATAGGAAATGATACTTATTTAATGAAACATTGTGAAATTTATCAAAAATTAAAACAAAAAGCACAAAAAACTGATAAAGTCAAAGAAAATGAAAACTAA
- the cysS gene encoding cysteine--tRNA ligase gives MVFFDSVLKKKCEFIPHEAKKANIYLCGPTVYDDAHLGHARSSVCFDFLRRVLLANDYEVIFARNYTDIDDKILKKMQESGKSLEEITNFYIERYEEDMQALNILEPDFKPKATAYIEQMIAYIEKLLELNLAYKLEDGIYFDTSKDDKYFYISKRNLENNQSRLEESVAKKNDSDFVLWKFDEKFYPANFGKGRPGWHTECVVMIESIFKDKLDIHAGGIDLLFPHHENEACQCRCKNNHELANFWLHNGFVQINGEKMSKSLGNSFFLKDSLKLFSGEVLRFYLLSVHYRAHFNYALEDLQVAKKRFDKFYRLKKRLNLNAFIDEKTIIESEIAKNILEVLNDDLNASKALALLDEFINESNICLDKNPKDKAYKIQLEKTLKELAFIFGIGFIDTIKYFQFGISNEKCQEIEEKIALRNKAKQEKNYALADQIRDDLAKENILLMDTPNGVVWEKNG, from the coding sequence ATGGTTTTTTTTGATAGCGTTTTAAAGAAAAAGTGCGAATTTATCCCGCATGAGGCAAAAAAAGCAAATATTTATCTATGTGGACCTACCGTGTATGATGATGCGCATTTAGGACATGCAAGAAGTAGCGTGTGTTTTGATTTTTTAAGAAGAGTTTTGCTAGCAAACGATTATGAAGTAATTTTTGCTAGAAATTACACTGATATTGATGATAAAATCTTAAAAAAAATGCAAGAGAGCGGTAAAAGTTTAGAAGAAATTACAAATTTTTATATTGAAAGATATGAAGAGGATATGCAAGCACTTAATATCTTAGAACCTGATTTTAAACCAAAAGCTACAGCTTATATTGAGCAAATGATTGCTTATATAGAAAAACTTTTAGAATTAAACCTAGCTTATAAACTTGAAGATGGAATTTATTTTGATACTAGCAAAGATGATAAATACTTTTATATTTCTAAAAGAAATTTGGAAAATAATCAATCACGCTTAGAAGAAAGTGTAGCTAAAAAAAATGATAGTGATTTTGTCTTGTGGAAATTTGATGAAAAATTTTATCCTGCAAATTTTGGCAAAGGAAGGCCAGGTTGGCACACAGAATGCGTTGTGATGATAGAGAGTATTTTTAAAGACAAACTTGATATTCATGCAGGAGGTATAGATTTACTTTTTCCTCATCATGAAAATGAAGCTTGTCAGTGTCGTTGTAAAAACAATCATGAATTGGCCAATTTTTGGCTACATAATGGCTTTGTGCAAATTAATGGTGAAAAAATGAGCAAGAGTTTAGGAAATAGCTTTTTTCTAAAAGACTCTTTAAAACTTTTTAGTGGAGAGGTTTTGAGATTTTATCTTTTAAGCGTGCATTATAGAGCACATTTTAATTATGCTTTAGAAGACTTACAAGTTGCCAAAAAAAGGTTTGATAAATTTTACCGCTTAAAAAAACGCTTAAATTTAAACGCTTTTATAGATGAAAAAACCATCATAGAAAGCGAAATTGCTAAAAATATTTTAGAAGTTTTAAATGATGATTTAAATGCCTCTAAAGCTTTAGCTTTACTTGATGAGTTTATCAATGAAAGTAATATTTGCTTAGATAAAAATCCAAAAGATAAAGCTTATAAAATACAATTAGAAAAAACATTAAAAGAACTTGCTTTTATCTTTGGCATAGGTTTTATAGATACTATAAAATATTTTCAATTTGGCATTAGCAATGAAAAATGTCAAGAAATAGAAGAAAAAATCGCTCTACGCAACAAGGCAAAACAAGAGAAAAATTATGCCTTAGCAGATCAAATTCGTGATGATTTAGCTAAAGAGAATATTCTTTTAATGGATACACCAAATGGTGTAGTATGGGAGAAAAATGGATAA
- the murJ gene encoding murein biosynthesis integral membrane protein MurJ, with the protein MRKNIVLKNFIINALGILFSRIMGVLRDIILALYLGAGIYSDIFFVALKMPAFFRRIFAEGAFGQAFLPSFLKASKKGAFCLNVLLQFSIIVFLTCVLVSFFAEFFTKIFAFGFSKETIILAAPLVSINFWYLFFIFLVTFLGSLLNYKQNFFITSFSASFFNLFVVIAGFFVTQDKPLEALYYFSYATVLSGLAQLIWHIFALKNTRILKSMYLSIKLKKTKTSLDKFHSTFTHGLLGSSANQISSLLDTTIASFLMAGSISYLYYSNRVFQLPLALFAIALSQVSFPKILRHLKANEEQKALAFMQKAFEYLSMLLILASIVGIILAKEIVEFLFQRGNFNQEDTKITAFLLQAYLLGLLPFGLQKLFSLWLYAKFKQKIAAIIAFKTLFISAFFSIVIILLIKEEAYKSLGIALASSISAFYLLYANIKEFGFKNLWGIFRVKFWLISIVFLSLFALGLFEIKDILIQFLIEIYHFLKVCFNGFF; encoded by the coding sequence ATGAGAAAAAATATTGTTTTAAAAAATTTTATCATCAATGCCTTAGGAATCTTATTTTCTAGAATTATGGGAGTTTTAAGAGATATTATTTTAGCTTTGTATTTAGGGGCTGGAATTTATAGCGATATTTTCTTTGTAGCATTAAAAATGCCTGCCTTTTTTAGAAGAATTTTCGCAGAAGGGGCTTTTGGACAAGCTTTTTTACCAAGTTTTTTAAAAGCAAGTAAAAAAGGTGCTTTTTGCTTAAATGTCTTATTGCAATTTAGCATTATTGTTTTTTTAACCTGTGTTTTAGTAAGTTTTTTTGCTGAATTTTTTACAAAAATTTTTGCTTTTGGTTTTAGTAAAGAAACGATTATTTTAGCTGCGCCTTTAGTTTCTATTAATTTTTGGTATTTATTTTTTATCTTTTTGGTAACTTTTTTAGGCTCTTTGTTAAATTATAAACAAAATTTTTTCATCACTTCTTTTTCTGCTTCGTTTTTCAATCTTTTTGTTGTGATTGCTGGATTTTTTGTCACTCAAGATAAACCTTTAGAAGCTTTGTATTATTTTTCATATGCGACTGTTTTAAGTGGTCTAGCTCAACTTATATGGCATATTTTTGCTTTAAAAAACACTAGAATTTTAAAAAGTATGTATTTAAGCATAAAACTTAAAAAAACAAAGACTAGTTTAGATAAATTTCACTCTACTTTTACTCATGGACTTTTAGGTTCTTCGGCAAATCAAATTAGTTCTTTATTAGATACTACTATAGCTAGCTTTTTAATGGCTGGAAGTATTTCGTATTTGTATTATTCTAACAGAGTTTTTCAGCTTCCTTTAGCTCTTTTTGCAATCGCTCTAAGTCAAGTAAGCTTTCCAAAAATACTAAGACATTTAAAAGCAAATGAAGAACAAAAAGCTTTAGCTTTTATGCAAAAGGCTTTTGAATATTTAAGCATGCTTTTAATTTTAGCTAGTATAGTGGGGATTATCTTAGCTAAAGAAATTGTGGAGTTTTTATTTCAAAGAGGAAATTTTAATCAAGAAGATACAAAAATCACTGCATTTTTATTACAAGCTTATCTTTTAGGACTTTTACCCTTTGGCTTACAAAAGCTTTTTTCTTTATGGCTTTATGCTAAATTTAAACAAAAAATAGCCGCTATAATCGCCTTTAAAACACTTTTTATATCAGCATTTTTTAGTATAGTGATTATTTTACTTATCAAGGAAGAAGCTTATAAAAGCTTAGGTATTGCACTTGCTTCATCTATTAGTGCTTTTTATTTATTGTATGCTAATATTAAAGAATTTGGCTTTAAAAATCTTTGGGGCATTTTTAGAGTTAAATTCTGGCTTATTAGTATAGTATTTTTAAGTTTATTTGCTTTAGGCTTATTTGAAATTAAAGATATTTTAATACAATTTTTAATTGAAATTTATCATTTTTTAAAGGTTTGTTTTAATGGTTTTTTTTGA